A stretch of DNA from Cytophagia bacterium CHB2:
GATCGGATAAGAGGAATAATCCGATCAGGATCAGGATAATGCCGGGAACGAGCGAACGACGCTGCCATGCCATAGTCTCATCTCCACGTACAACCAATTGAGGTTTGACTGCCGTTTTATCGAACGTTCGGCGCGCGGCTCGGTTCATCCGGTTCCAGCCGCTGTTCCGGCACAACCACCATCATCACGCCATAGGCGATAATTCCAAAAAAAACGCCGCTGGCAAAAGTCATCACCACCCACAAAATGCGCATCAAGGAGGGATCCAGATTAAAGTATTCCGCCAATCCGCCGCAAACGCCGCCAATCATGCGCTCTTTTACGGATCGCGTTAAGCGTTTCGTGTTCATAGTCGAGGCTCCTTCTGCAAAATAATTCGATGCCGGCCTGTCGGATCCTTGCGGCGCATACGTTGCTGTTTGCGGCTGCGTGACGCCGCGCATGACCAGGTACAATCCCAACCCGACCAGCATCACGGATAAAATCACGCCCCAGCTCAGCCAATCGGGCCAGTAAAAATGCCAGCGCCAGGGCACAAACCAATCAAACCCGTTTTGCTCTGCGAGAAAGATAAGGCCCAACAAGATCAGAAAAGCGCCCCAGACATAGCGGCCGCTGGCCGTCGGCGCTTTGGGCACAGCGGAGTGTCCGGCCGGGTTATCCGGAATAATAATCCAACCGGCGATGTACACAAAAATACCAAATCCCAAGAAGATACTGAGAAAAAAGAGAAGCCGGATGAATAATGCATCCACGCCAAAATACTCGGCAAGACCGCCGCACAAACCGGCGATTTTGCGATCAACGACAGAACGATAAAGCCGGCGCGGATCCGGCGTGGGTTCTTGCAACACGTTTTGCTGATTTTGCGTTTCTTGCGTCATTGTTCTCGAATCGTTGTTCAACTTCGTTTATCATGATCCAAACATATCGTTGGCCGTAAAGCCACGCAATTAGACGCACCGTAACTTGAGAGGTTTCACGGGTTACGCAAATATTTTTGTTCGAGCGCGGCGATCTTTTCAATGCGGCGCTGATGTCTGCCGCCGCCGAAGCCGGTGGCAAGCCAAACGGTCACAATTTCCTTGGCAATGTCGCTGCCGAGATTGCGGCTGCCCAGACACAGGACATTAGTGTTATTATGCTCGCGGCTGTTTTTGGTGGTGTATGTATCAAAACAAGCGGCAGCGCGAATGCCGGGCACTTTGTTCGCCGCGATGGTCGAGCCGATGCCTGCGCCGTCGATGATAATACCGCGCAAACTTGCCTGGCCCGCTACCCGCTGCGCCACCAATTCTGCAATATCGGGATAATCGACAGACGCTTCGCTGAACGCGCCGACATCTTCATGGCGGTAACCCAGATCGCGAAGATGAGTCTTGATTTGCTCTTTGAGTTGATAACCGGCATGATCGGAACCGATCACGACGAGTTGGGGCTTCTCGCTGACCGCTGTCGGCGTTTCGGCCGGAGCTGCTTGTGAGGCGGCGCTGATGAGCGCAATTTT
This window harbors:
- a CDS encoding PspC domain-containing protein, with amino-acid sequence MNTKRLTRSVKERMIGGVCGGLAEYFNLDPSLMRILWVVMTFASGVFFGIIAYGVMMVVVPEQRLEPDEPSRAPNVR
- the rpiB gene encoding ribose 5-phosphate isomerase B, which codes for MPVAPSRKSKQVLTERDILQAWKERKTQIIVPTGALVTPAARDAAKVRKIALISAASQAAPAETPTAVSEKPQLVVIGSDHAGYQLKEQIKTHLRDLGYRHEDVGAFSEASVDYPDIAELVAQRVAGQASLRGIIIDGAGIGSTIAANKVPGIRAAACFDTYTTKNSREHNNTNVLCLGSRNLGSDIAKEIVTVWLATGFGGGRHQRRIEKIAALEQKYLRNP